CGCCCGCAGACTTTAGAAAGCTCGAGGAGATGATCGTCGTCTTCTCCAATATGATCGTCGATTTCCCGGAGATCGCGGAGATGGATATAAACCCCATCGCCGTGACGGACGGCAGGCCTTCGGTCCTCGATGCGCGGATCATTCTCAAGGCCGAGGCGACTTCCTCCCCATCCCTTTATCCCCATCTCATCATCACCCCCTATCCCTCGCGGTACGTGACTCCATGGACGCTGCCCGACGGCACGGAGGTGATCCTGAGGCCCGTGCGGCCCGAGGACGAGCCACTGGAGCACGAGATGCTCTCGACCCTGTCCGAGGAGACCCTCCGGACCAGGTTCTTTCAGACCATCAGCACCATTACCCATGAAATGCACGTGAGGTTCTGCAATATCGACTATGACCGCGAAATAGCCATGGTCGCCGAAATGAGGCAGGGCGGCGTCAGGCGCATCATCGGGATAAGCAGGCTTGTGATCGAGCCGAGCTTCGCAAGCGGAGAATATGCCGTGGTGGTTCACGATGATTTTCATGGGAAGGGTCTGGGCTACAAGCTGGTAGACGTGCTCATAGGCATCGCCCAGGAAAAAGGGATCGCGGAATTCAAGGGCTATGTTCAGGCAGGAAACACTAAGATGCTCGGTGTCTGCCGTCGCCTGGGATTTGCGGTCGAGCCGCTGCCCGACCGCACCTTCGAGGTGAAGCTGAAGCTGAAGTAGGGCAATTAAAGGGGCTCGCGTCGCCCCCTCGGGCGGCAAAGCCGACCGAGCCTCCCCCTCTCGCGCGCTGTGCGCGCTAATTGCGGAGCTTTTCCAACCATGCGCACTGATTAGTAAATTACTCCACGGCCATTGGGTTCTTTGTCGAACCTTTTACCCCGACATTCTTGGCTGGAAGATGGCGAAGGCTGCGCCGGTGGGGTCGAGGAGCATGCTGAACCAGCCGGTGTCCGGTATGTCGGTCACATTCACGAGCACCTCGGCGCCGAGAGATTCCGCCCTCCTGGTGGAAAGGGCGACGTCTTCCACCAGTACGTAGGGCACCCATTGGGCCGGGGCATCGGGTATGGGGCTCATCATCATACCTCCTCCGGTGCCTTCTCCGACTTTTATGACCGTATAATTTATCTCGGGCACTTCTTCATATTCCCAATCGAATAAGCCTTTGTAGAATTCTTTCGCCCTCTCCGGGTCCTTTGTGTGCAACTCTGCGTGTACGAATGGATTTCCCATGGTGTCCTCCTTTTGTTGCGTGTTGAACCACGCATACGTCCTCCCCGAATATAGTCATCTGAGGCCCGTATGAAAGGGGGTGAACATAGAAATTGAGACGAGGACAGGTTGCATATTTAGCGAAAGAACCATATCTTTAACGATGAAGGCGGCTTAGGGATAGATATCCCGAGGAAGAGAAAAGAAAAAAGGAGAAAAGGCATGACAAAAATAGTCGTCCCGGTCTTCATGGCACTGGTTACGTTGATCCTTCTTTTCCCCTGCCTTGCCCGGGCCTTTAATCAGGCGCACCTGGACCAGATGAGAGCCACTCAAAACTGCCGGGCCTGCGACCTTTCAGGGGCGAGTCTTACGGGGGCCAGCCTGGCGGGATCGGACCTCTCCGGCTCCGACCTTTCGAATTCGGACCTTTCGGGCGCCAATCTTTCGGGCGCCAATCTTTCGGGAGCGAGCCTCTCCCAGGCAAACCTCTCCGCCGCGAACCTCACGGGTGCGAACCTTTCGGGGACCCGTTTCACGGGAGCGATCTGGCCTGACGGCAGCAGGTGCGAAGCCGGCTCCGTGGGGGAGTGCGTCAGATGAGAGAGGATTCTTACAAAAAAACGGGGGCCGCGGCGTCGAGCCGGGCCCCCGTTTTCGATTCGAAGAAGGAAGAAGCTATTTCCCTACACCCCAGATCTGTGTCGCCGTCGGGGTCGCGGGATCATCGGAAACAAGGTTGATAACCGCTGATTTTGCGCGAACCGAGGTGGGCGTGAAGGCTGCCTGGAAGGTGCAGGTCCTGCCCGGCGCCAGGGTCCGGCCGGAACATCGGTCCTTACCTGCCACAATCGAGAACTGGTCCGCATCTCCCGTGGTCGAGGTGATCGAGAGGTCCGTGATGGTAAGGTCCGCAATGCCCTTGGTCGCGGTGTTTTTGACCGTGAATGTGGCGATTGCCGTACGGCCTGTCCTCACATTACCGAAATTCTTGTAGAGGGGAGTGACGGCCGCGGTAGGGGCGCTCGTGAAGGTGGCGGTCACCGCGATGTTACCCGTCATGGTGATGGTGCAGGTAGATTTTCCCGCGCAGGCCGACCATCCGGCAAATGCGGCTCCCGAGCCCGGGGTCGGTGTGAGGGTTACCTGCGTGCCCGGCAGATAGGAGCCGGTGCAGGGAGTTCCTACCGCGCATGTAGCCGCCTGGTAAGGTCCCATCGCCACCGTGCCCGGCCCGGTGACATTGACGGTCATCGTGTACGGGGTGGCCAGGGGTTTTATAAGCTCCGCGTTGAATACGTGGGGGGTGGTATCGG
The DNA window shown above is from Syntrophorhabdaceae bacterium and carries:
- a CDS encoding pentapeptide repeat-containing protein — its product is MTKIVVPVFMALVTLILLFPCLARAFNQAHLDQMRATQNCRACDLSGASLTGASLAGSDLSGSDLSNSDLSGANLSGANLSGASLSQANLSAANLTGANLSGTRFTGAIWPDGSRCEAGSVGECVR
- a CDS encoding VOC family protein, whose amino-acid sequence is MGNPFVHAELHTKDPERAKEFYKGLFDWEYEEVPEINYTVIKVGEGTGGGMMMSPIPDAPAQWVPYVLVEDVALSTRRAESLGAEVLVNVTDIPDTGWFSMLLDPTGAAFAIFQPRMSG